From a region of the bacterium genome:
- a CDS encoding ATP-binding protein, with the protein MAPAALSSGILRPVPSPLVGIGHSSLLSGIIENLPAGGANAALGRELRSLDRERDPELLAEGLLNLAARQMQAGRAESAARVFPALHRLAENTSVPETLRRRISGQLAAFQGQGNVGQKVEHHLQNFFHEAMHPATLAGFAFGAGAFQGARLLALSRLGVAPAGFFTRGFGARFAGGVAGWAAEVPALTFGSRGVRALMGERLEWSRQSVGRELASTAITLGLMRAAGYGARRALETVHGLPAASQSLRWSGAVPFSGPALQQSAMLGSLMLAHDFEARLGLRPASDLAGNFSESLLTLLHFNVAGRIFHEVQPRAFARAIQAAESRSQDLSGPRFSWPRLEIAPRVAAGFAISGKSWRPEPIQVSMMGELPKHRPLSDPRAAGEARPQSSIAEAPFKFRNMMEDLADPIMVTDMVGRLIYMNRMARELVEQTPLEWLEGRISDYFRPLEGEEGIFAFSRRGKDVGYWNIRSQPIEGSEGYQMHHFSDRTELRQLQETAGLAELRASLAEGLVHDVGNMVASAYLHERNIENMLERSEPVSERPPVHDRATIPPGAPSRFQATGRFSDSESPISFRSSMATLLSGIRELGDLLSNTVETFRESRQMLSGRSDVRLIPIQPLLEKALRYNESMRERSGIKLVTDFSQEPPIMFGEQGPLMSAILNLCINACHAMPNGGFLRVRTSANNGLVTIEVEDTGTGIAPENLPHIFEPHFTTKEHSGGTGMGLANVHLVVVRVHRGKIEVESELGRGTTFRLILPQVRRR; encoded by the coding sequence ATGGCTCCGGCAGCACTCTCGTCTGGCATCTTGCGCCCGGTTCCTTCTCCACTGGTGGGGATTGGCCACAGCTCCCTATTATCCGGAATCATTGAAAATTTGCCGGCCGGCGGAGCCAATGCCGCCTTGGGCCGCGAGCTGCGCTCGCTCGACCGGGAGCGGGATCCGGAGCTTTTGGCCGAAGGGCTGCTGAATTTGGCGGCTCGGCAAATGCAGGCCGGCCGGGCCGAAAGCGCCGCCCGAGTCTTTCCGGCTCTTCACCGCCTGGCCGAAAACACGTCGGTGCCCGAAACTTTGCGCCGGCGCATCTCGGGTCAGCTGGCCGCTTTCCAAGGCCAGGGCAACGTCGGCCAAAAGGTCGAGCATCACCTCCAAAATTTTTTCCACGAAGCCATGCATCCGGCGACCTTGGCCGGATTCGCTTTCGGCGCCGGAGCTTTTCAAGGCGCCCGCCTCCTGGCCCTGAGCCGGCTCGGCGTCGCGCCGGCTGGATTTTTCACCCGAGGCTTCGGGGCCCGCTTCGCCGGCGGCGTCGCCGGTTGGGCCGCCGAGGTTCCGGCCCTGACTTTCGGGAGCCGCGGCGTTCGAGCCTTGATGGGCGAGCGGTTGGAGTGGAGCCGGCAAAGTGTGGGGCGGGAGCTGGCCAGCACCGCCATCACCTTGGGGCTGATGCGGGCCGCGGGCTACGGAGCCCGGCGGGCCCTCGAGACAGTCCACGGCCTGCCGGCCGCCAGCCAATCCTTGCGTTGGAGCGGAGCCGTTCCCTTCTCGGGTCCGGCCCTGCAGCAAAGCGCGATGCTCGGCAGCTTGATGCTGGCCCACGACTTCGAGGCTCGCTTGGGACTGAGACCGGCCTCCGACCTCGCCGGAAATTTCAGCGAATCGCTTTTGACGCTGCTGCACTTCAACGTCGCCGGCCGAATTTTTCACGAAGTTCAACCGCGGGCCTTCGCCCGGGCGATTCAAGCGGCCGAGAGCCGCAGCCAAGACCTGTCGGGGCCGCGCTTTTCTTGGCCCCGGCTCGAAATTGCGCCGCGGGTCGCCGCTGGCTTCGCCATCAGCGGGAAGTCTTGGCGGCCGGAACCGATCCAGGTTTCGATGATGGGCGAGCTTCCCAAGCATCGTCCCTTGAGCGATCCCCGAGCCGCCGGCGAAGCGCGGCCCCAGTCCAGCATCGCCGAAGCACCTTTCAAGTTCCGCAACATGATGGAAGATTTGGCGGATCCGATCATGGTGACCGATATGGTCGGACGATTGATCTATATGAACCGAATGGCGCGGGAGTTGGTCGAGCAAACGCCTTTGGAATGGCTGGAGGGCAGGATCTCGGATTATTTCCGGCCGCTCGAGGGCGAAGAGGGCATTTTCGCTTTTTCCCGCCGCGGCAAAGATGTCGGCTATTGGAACATTCGATCCCAGCCGATCGAGGGAAGCGAAGGCTATCAGATGCATCACTTCTCCGACCGCACCGAGCTGCGGCAGCTGCAGGAAACGGCCGGTCTCGCGGAATTGCGGGCCAGTCTCGCCGAAGGCTTGGTCCATGACGTCGGCAACATGGTGGCCTCGGCTTACCTGCATGAGCGGAATATCGAGAACATGCTCGAGCGGTCGGAGCCGGTCAGCGAGCGGCCGCCGGTCCACGATCGAGCGACGATTCCGCCCGGCGCCCCGAGCCGTTTTCAGGCGACGGGCCGTTTTTCGGATTCGGAATCCCCGATCTCTTTCCGTTCCTCGATGGCCACTCTGCTCAGCGGCATTCGCGAGCTGGGCGACCTGCTCAGCAACACCGTCGAGACTTTCCGCGAAAGCCGGCAGATGCTGAGTGGAAGAAGCGACGTCCGCCTCATTCCGATCCAGCCCTTGCTCGAAAAAGCCCTGCGCTACAACGAATCGATGCGCGAGCGCTCCGGGATCAAATTGGTCACCGACTTTAGCCAAGAGCCTCCGATCATGTTCGGCGAGCAAGGCCCGCTCATGAGCGCGATCTTGAATCTCTGCATCAACGCCTGCCACGCCATGCCCAACGGCGGTTTCCTTCGAGTCCGGACTTCGGCCAACAACGGCTTGGTCACCATCGAGGTCGAGGACACCGGGACCGGCATCGCGCCCGAGAATTTGCCCCACATTTTCGAGCCCCATTTCACGACCAAGGAGCATTCCGGCGGCACCGGCATGGGCTTGGCCAACGTCCATTTGGTCGTCGTGCGGGTTCACCGGGGCAAGATCGAGGTCGAAAGCGAGCTCGGCCGCGGCACCACCTTCCGCCTCATCCTTCCGCAAGTCCGGCGGCGTTAA
- the kdpF gene encoding K(+)-transporting ATPase subunit F, translated as METAAVGIIALLLFVYLFIAVLRPDKF; from the coding sequence ATGGAAACCGCCGCCGTTGGAATCATCGCCTTGCTGCTCTTCGTCTACCTCTTCATCGCCGTGCTGCGGCCCGATAAGTTCTAA
- the kdpB gene encoding potassium-transporting ATPase subunit KdpB, which translates to MTTNKPASLFAWNLVGPAVANSFKKLDPRLMLRNPVMFVTLVGAVLTTGAIFTSPGNRGFVAHLAVWLWFTVLFANFAEAMAEGRGKAQADSLRKSRKDTIARRLVDGREERVPAPMLQKGDVVVCEAGDTIPADGEVLEGIATVDEAAITGESAPVIRESGGDRSAVTGGTRVISDRIVVRVTMEKGQGFLDRMIAMVEGAKRQKTPNEIALTILLAALTLIFLLVTVTLKPFGIYFSADFTIPVLIALLVCLIPTTIGGLLSAIGISGIDRLIRHNVMATSGKAVEASGDVDVLLLDKTGTITLGNRMATAFLPVPGIAPVRLADAAQLASLADETPEGRSIAVLAKQQFGLRGREVAEPHAVFVPFTAQTRMSGVDFPPLAGQPARIIRKGAAEAMKRHVESLGGVFPKAIEQSVEEVSRSGGTPLVVAENQEVLGVVQLKDVVKGGIKERFAQLRRMGIRTVMITGDNPLTAAAIAAEAGVDDFMAQATPEDKLRRIREEQAKGHLVAMTGDGTNDAPALAQADVGVAMNTGTQAAREAGNMVDLDSNPTKLMEVVEIGKQLIMTRGALTTFSLSNDVAKYFAILPAMFAMVYAEPGKAGPLAALNIMGLHSDKSAILSAVIFNALIIVVLIPLALKGVAYRPAGAAAVLRRNLLIYGLGGVAVPFLGIKLIDLMLVGLGLI; encoded by the coding sequence ATGACCACGAATAAACCCGCCTCGCTTTTCGCCTGGAACCTGGTCGGCCCCGCGGTCGCCAATTCCTTCAAGAAGCTGGATCCGCGGCTGATGCTCAGGAATCCGGTGATGTTCGTCACGCTGGTCGGAGCCGTTTTGACCACCGGCGCGATTTTCACCTCGCCGGGGAATCGGGGCTTCGTCGCTCACTTGGCGGTCTGGCTTTGGTTCACGGTTCTTTTCGCCAATTTCGCCGAGGCCATGGCCGAAGGCCGCGGCAAGGCCCAGGCCGACAGCCTGCGCAAGTCCCGCAAGGACACGATAGCCCGGCGCCTGGTCGACGGCCGGGAAGAGCGGGTGCCGGCGCCGATGTTGCAAAAGGGCGACGTCGTGGTCTGCGAGGCCGGCGACACCATTCCGGCCGACGGCGAGGTCCTCGAGGGCATCGCGACGGTCGACGAGGCCGCCATCACCGGCGAATCGGCGCCGGTCATCCGCGAGAGCGGCGGCGACCGCAGCGCCGTCACCGGCGGGACCCGGGTGATCAGCGACCGCATCGTGGTCCGCGTCACGATGGAGAAGGGCCAGGGCTTCCTCGACCGAATGATCGCGATGGTCGAAGGTGCCAAACGCCAAAAGACGCCGAACGAGATCGCATTGACCATCCTCTTGGCCGCCCTGACCCTCATCTTTTTGCTGGTCACCGTGACCCTGAAGCCCTTCGGCATCTATTTTTCGGCGGATTTCACCATTCCGGTCTTGATCGCCCTCCTGGTCTGCCTGATCCCGACGACCATCGGCGGACTGCTCAGCGCCATCGGCATCAGCGGCATCGACCGCCTGATTCGGCACAACGTGATGGCCACCAGCGGCAAGGCGGTCGAGGCCTCCGGCGACGTCGACGTCCTGCTGCTCGACAAGACCGGAACCATCACTCTCGGCAACCGGATGGCCACCGCTTTCTTGCCGGTGCCAGGCATCGCGCCGGTGCGGCTGGCCGACGCGGCCCAGCTCGCTTCGTTGGCCGACGAGACTCCCGAGGGGCGGAGCATCGCGGTCCTGGCCAAGCAGCAATTCGGCTTGCGCGGCCGCGAAGTGGCCGAGCCCCACGCGGTCTTCGTGCCTTTCACCGCCCAGACCCGGATGAGCGGGGTCGACTTCCCGCCGCTCGCCGGCCAGCCGGCTCGAATCATCCGCAAAGGCGCGGCCGAGGCCATGAAGCGCCACGTTGAATCATTGGGCGGCGTTTTCCCCAAGGCGATCGAGCAATCGGTGGAGGAAGTCTCGCGCAGCGGCGGCACGCCGCTGGTGGTGGCCGAGAACCAGGAGGTCTTGGGCGTCGTTCAGCTCAAGGACGTGGTCAAGGGCGGAATCAAGGAGCGCTTCGCCCAGTTGCGCCGAATGGGAATCCGGACCGTCATGATCACCGGCGACAATCCGCTCACCGCGGCGGCCATCGCGGCCGAGGCCGGAGTCGACGACTTCATGGCCCAAGCCACGCCCGAGGACAAGCTGCGGCGGATCCGGGAAGAGCAGGCCAAGGGCCACCTCGTCGCGATGACCGGCGACGGCACCAACGACGCGCCGGCGCTGGCCCAAGCCGACGTCGGCGTGGCCATGAACACCGGGACCCAGGCCGCCCGCGAGGCCGGCAACATGGTCGACCTCGACAGCAATCCGACCAAGCTGATGGAGGTGGTCGAGATCGGCAAGCAGCTCATCATGACCCGCGGCGCGCTGACCACCTTCAGCCTGTCCAACGACGTCGCCAAGTACTTCGCGATCCTGCCGGCGATGTTCGCCATGGTCTATGCCGAGCCCGGCAAGGCCGGGCCGCTGGCGGCCCTGAACATCATGGGCCTGCATTCGGACAAGTCGGCGATCCTGAGCGCGGTGATCTTCAACGCCTTGATCATCGTCGTCCTTATTCCGCTGGCCTTGAAAGGCGTCGCCTATCGCCCGGCCGGGGCGGCTGCGGTGCTGCGGCGGAACCTCTTGATTTACGGGCTGGGCGGAGTGGCGGTGCCTTTTCTCGGGATCAAGCTCATCGACCTGATGCTGGTCGGATTGGGGCTGATATGA